A genomic region of Rhipicephalus sanguineus isolate Rsan-2018 chromosome 3, BIME_Rsan_1.4, whole genome shotgun sequence contains the following coding sequences:
- the LOC125757838 gene encoding uncharacterized protein LOC125757838 produces the protein MASTLLQPPRPLDMSEDTFYNWTAWKLSDRQLQEIREEVLKDATMTELCSYSSTEWPESKLQVSETARAYWNYRDELHVEDGLLLRSNKLVIPPTKRQEVLRLLHAAHGGEEKMKIKQMHRTTAEAATNVCMQIFSTHGIPAKICSDNGPPFNSTCFRVFSTQLGIIHVTSSPHYPRGNGMAERAVQEAKKLLKCRFGTLEFYSGLLEWRNMPRDDRLKSPVQRLMGRQTRTKLPVLDCHLEPQTVPTVVVRKRLDEIRRKQRVFYNRSTRNLPEVHSGSTVSVYDTINKTWAPAVVMGPASTPRSYIVATENGQHLRRTREHLRSTNGQVLSQQPESATASAQSSPQPCTTEQQAPQEALRRSARQRRAPQRYPLPECPTQTVQRM, from the exons ATGGCGTCAACACTGCTGCAGCCACCGAGGCCACTAGACATGTCTGAGGACACGTTTTACAACTGGACCGCATGGAAAC TCTCTGATCGGCAACTGCAGGAAATCCGGGAAGAGGTACTCAAGGATGCAACAATGACCGAACTGTGCAGCtattcaagcacagaatggcctgAGAGCAAGCTTCAGGTGTCTGAGACCGCACGAGCGTATTGGAACTACCGCGACGAACTTCACGTCGAAGATGGCCTTCTCCTAAGAAGCAACAAGTTGGTCATTCCGCCAACAAAAAGGCAAGAAGTACTTCGTTTGCTTCACGCGGCACACGGGGGTGAAGAAAAGATGAAG ATCAAGCAGATGCATCGAACTACGGCAGAAGCAGCGACAAACGTGTGCATGCAAATCTTCTCCACGCACGGCATACCAGCAAAGATATGCAGCGATAACGGCCCCCCGTTCAATAGCACGTGCTTCCGTGTTTTTTCAACGCAGCTGGGCATCATCCACGTGACTTCCAGTCCGCATTACCCTCGCGGTAACGGCATGGCTGAAAGGGCCGTCCAGGAAGCAAAGAAACTACTGAAGTGCAGGTTTGGAACACTGGAGTTTTACAGCGGCCTGCTTGAATGGAGAAACATGCCAAGGGATGACCGCCTAAAGTCACCCGTCCAACGGCTCATGGGTCGACAGACGAGGACCAAGCTGCCCGTACTAGACTGTCACCTAGAACCCCAAACCGTGCCGACCGTAGTTGTCCGAAAGCGCCTCGACGAAATACGGCGAAAACAACGCGTCTTCTACAACAGATCAACCCGGAATCTACCGGAAGTGCACAGTGGGTCTACAGTATCTGTTTATGATACAATAAACAAGACCTGGGCACCAGCAGTCGTCATGGGCCCGGCAAGTACACCACGCTCTTATATTGTTGCGACTGAGAACGGCCAGCATCTACGACGCACGAGGGAACACCTCAGGTCCACAAACGGGCAGGTTCTCTCGCAGCAGCCAGAAAGCGCGACAGCGTCCGCGCAATCCAGTCCGCAGCCGTGCACCACCGAGCAGCAAGCACCTCAAGAAGCGCTGCGTAGAAGCGCAAGACAGCGAAGAGCGCCACAACGCTATCCTCTCCCAGAGTGCCCAACGCAAACTGTTCAGCGGATGTAG